One region of Thunnus albacares chromosome 8, fThuAlb1.1, whole genome shotgun sequence genomic DNA includes:
- the fli1rs gene encoding fli-1 proto-oncogene, ETS transcription factor-related sequence isoform X3 — protein MDCTIKEALSVVSEDQPIFEPPYPAAPAMHMKAEMTSPGPYNQTSKQSPEPTEPEWVGSAAQNPGKRGEHVNGTSRESPVDCSVTKRSRHMSNDGAPMPYQASYPEPRVSPQTATPPSNATEEKRVIVPADPEVWTQDHVRQWLDWAIKEYVLEEVDVMLFQALDGKALCKMTKEDMMRLTSAYNADILLSHLNYLRQSSPTFSYSTTPTNNTPPQQPRLQVKAESGFDEISRRNSWPANTMTAVPKGSTMEHQHSTRVTEPAPRLVQDPYQTLGPLSSRLANPGSGQIQLWQFLLELLSDSNNAGIITWEGTNGEFKMTDPDEVAKRWGERKSKPNMNYDKLSRALRYYYDKNIMTKVHGKRYAYKFDFQGISQAHQNHAAEGGIVKYQTEMSYVQPYHSHQPKMNFMGGHPPPMPVSPGNFFGPPSTYWNSPNSPIYPGSAMTRHPTTHSHLSSYY, from the exons ATGGACTGTACGATAAAG GAAGCGCTGTCCGTGGTGAGTGAGGATCAGCCCATATTCGAGCCGCCCTACCCTGCAGCCCCAGCCATGCACATGAAGGCTGAGATGACGTCGCCTGGCCCGTACAACCAGACCTCCAAGCAGAGTCCCGAGCCCACAGAGCCTGAGTGGGTGGGGTCAGCAGCGCAAAACCCTGGGAAAAGAGGCGAGCACGTCAATGGAACCAG CCGCGAGTCCCCTGTGGACTGCAGCGTCACCAAGCGCTCCAGGCACATGAGCAATGATGGGGCCCCGATGCCGTACCAGGCCTCATACCCAGAGCCTCGTGTCAGCCCCCAGACCGCCACCCCACCCAGCAACgccacagaggagaagagggtCATCGTGCCGGCAG ATCCCGAGGTTTGGACACAAGACCACGTGCGGCAGTGGCTGGACTGGGCCATCAAGGAGTACGTCCTGGAGGAGGTGGACGTCATGCTCTTCCAAGCGCTGGATGGCAAGGCCCTGTGCAAGATGACCAAGGAGGACATGATGCGTCTCACATCAGCCTACAACGCAGACATCCTGCTCTCGCACCTCAATTACCTCCGGCAGA GTAGTCCTACGTTCTCTTACTCCACAACTCCCACCAACAACACACCACCACAACAACCCAGACTACAGGTGAAAGCAG agagtGGTTTTGATGAGATCAGCCGCAGAAACAGCTGGCCTGCAAACACCATGACTGCAGTGCCAAAAG GGTCCACCATGGAGCACCAACACAGCACAAGAGTTACAGAGCCTGCTCCAAGACTTGTCCAAG acCCGTATCAGACATTAGGGCCCCTAAGCAGTCGACTAGCCAATCCAG GTTCAGGGCAGATCCAGCTGTGGCAGTTCCTGCTGGAGCTGCTGTCCGACAGCAACAATGCCGGGATCATCACCTGGGAGGGCACCAACGGCGAGTTCAAGATGACTGACCCAGACGAGGTGGCGAAGCGCTGGGGCGAGCGCAAGAGCAAGCCCAACATGAACTATGACAAGCTGAGCCGTGCTCTGCGCTACTACTACGACAAGAACATCATGACTAAGGTGCACGGCAAGCGCTACGCCTACAAATTTGACTTCCAAGGCATCTCGCAGGCACACCAGAATCATGCAGCTGAAGGAGGGATTGTTAAGTACCAGACTGAGATGTCGTATGTCCAGCCCTACCACAGCCACCAACCCAAAATGAACTTCATGGGTGGCCATCCTCCACCTATGCCCGTCTCCCCCGGCAACTTTTTCGGTCCTCCGTCGACATATTGGAACTCACCCAACAGCCCCATCTATCCTGGGTCAGCCATGACCAGACATCCCACCACCCACTCCCACCTGAGCTCATACTACTGA
- the fli1rs gene encoding fli-1 proto-oncogene, ETS transcription factor-related sequence isoform X1 → MDCTIKEALSVVSEDQPIFEPPYPAAPAMHMKAEMTSPGPYNQTSKQSPEPTEPEWVGSAAQNPGKRGEHVNGTSRESPVDCSVTKRSRHMSNDGAPMPYQASYPEPRVSPQTATPPSNATEEKRVIVPADPEVWTQDHVRQWLDWAIKEYVLEEVDVMLFQALDGKALCKMTKEDMMRLTSAYNADILLSHLNYLRQSSPTFSYSTTPTNNTPPQQPRLQVKAESGFDEISRRNSWPANTMTAVPKGSTMEHQHSTRVTEPAPRLVQDPYQTLGPLSSRLANPEGQALSSSKNRTGKQSPYKLPDPSAHRPVGSGQIQLWQFLLELLSDSNNAGIITWEGTNGEFKMTDPDEVAKRWGERKSKPNMNYDKLSRALRYYYDKNIMTKVHGKRYAYKFDFQGISQAHQNHAAEGGIVKYQTEMSYVQPYHSHQPKMNFMGGHPPPMPVSPGNFFGPPSTYWNSPNSPIYPGSAMTRHPTTHSHLSSYY, encoded by the exons ATGGACTGTACGATAAAG GAAGCGCTGTCCGTGGTGAGTGAGGATCAGCCCATATTCGAGCCGCCCTACCCTGCAGCCCCAGCCATGCACATGAAGGCTGAGATGACGTCGCCTGGCCCGTACAACCAGACCTCCAAGCAGAGTCCCGAGCCCACAGAGCCTGAGTGGGTGGGGTCAGCAGCGCAAAACCCTGGGAAAAGAGGCGAGCACGTCAATGGAACCAG CCGCGAGTCCCCTGTGGACTGCAGCGTCACCAAGCGCTCCAGGCACATGAGCAATGATGGGGCCCCGATGCCGTACCAGGCCTCATACCCAGAGCCTCGTGTCAGCCCCCAGACCGCCACCCCACCCAGCAACgccacagaggagaagagggtCATCGTGCCGGCAG ATCCCGAGGTTTGGACACAAGACCACGTGCGGCAGTGGCTGGACTGGGCCATCAAGGAGTACGTCCTGGAGGAGGTGGACGTCATGCTCTTCCAAGCGCTGGATGGCAAGGCCCTGTGCAAGATGACCAAGGAGGACATGATGCGTCTCACATCAGCCTACAACGCAGACATCCTGCTCTCGCACCTCAATTACCTCCGGCAGA GTAGTCCTACGTTCTCTTACTCCACAACTCCCACCAACAACACACCACCACAACAACCCAGACTACAGGTGAAAGCAG agagtGGTTTTGATGAGATCAGCCGCAGAAACAGCTGGCCTGCAAACACCATGACTGCAGTGCCAAAAG GGTCCACCATGGAGCACCAACACAGCACAAGAGTTACAGAGCCTGCTCCAAGACTTGTCCAAG acCCGTATCAGACATTAGGGCCCCTAAGCAGTCGACTAGCCAATCCAG AAGGACAAGCCCTCAGCTCATCCAAGAACCGAACAGGCAAACAAAGTCCATACAAGCTCCCTGACCCCAGCGCTCACAGGCCTGTGG GTTCAGGGCAGATCCAGCTGTGGCAGTTCCTGCTGGAGCTGCTGTCCGACAGCAACAATGCCGGGATCATCACCTGGGAGGGCACCAACGGCGAGTTCAAGATGACTGACCCAGACGAGGTGGCGAAGCGCTGGGGCGAGCGCAAGAGCAAGCCCAACATGAACTATGACAAGCTGAGCCGTGCTCTGCGCTACTACTACGACAAGAACATCATGACTAAGGTGCACGGCAAGCGCTACGCCTACAAATTTGACTTCCAAGGCATCTCGCAGGCACACCAGAATCATGCAGCTGAAGGAGGGATTGTTAAGTACCAGACTGAGATGTCGTATGTCCAGCCCTACCACAGCCACCAACCCAAAATGAACTTCATGGGTGGCCATCCTCCACCTATGCCCGTCTCCCCCGGCAACTTTTTCGGTCCTCCGTCGACATATTGGAACTCACCCAACAGCCCCATCTATCCTGGGTCAGCCATGACCAGACATCCCACCACCCACTCCCACCTGAGCTCATACTACTGA
- the fli1rs gene encoding fli-1 proto-oncogene, ETS transcription factor-related sequence isoform X2 codes for MHMKAEMTSPGPYNQTSKQSPEPTEPEWVGSAAQNPGKRGEHVNGTSRESPVDCSVTKRSRHMSNDGAPMPYQASYPEPRVSPQTATPPSNATEEKRVIVPADPEVWTQDHVRQWLDWAIKEYVLEEVDVMLFQALDGKALCKMTKEDMMRLTSAYNADILLSHLNYLRQSSPTFSYSTTPTNNTPPQQPRLQVKAESGFDEISRRNSWPANTMTAVPKGSTMEHQHSTRVTEPAPRLVQDPYQTLGPLSSRLANPEGQALSSSKNRTGKQSPYKLPDPSAHRPVGSGQIQLWQFLLELLSDSNNAGIITWEGTNGEFKMTDPDEVAKRWGERKSKPNMNYDKLSRALRYYYDKNIMTKVHGKRYAYKFDFQGISQAHQNHAAEGGIVKYQTEMSYVQPYHSHQPKMNFMGGHPPPMPVSPGNFFGPPSTYWNSPNSPIYPGSAMTRHPTTHSHLSSYY; via the exons ATGCACATGAAGGCTGAGATGACGTCGCCTGGCCCGTACAACCAGACCTCCAAGCAGAGTCCCGAGCCCACAGAGCCTGAGTGGGTGGGGTCAGCAGCGCAAAACCCTGGGAAAAGAGGCGAGCACGTCAATGGAACCAG CCGCGAGTCCCCTGTGGACTGCAGCGTCACCAAGCGCTCCAGGCACATGAGCAATGATGGGGCCCCGATGCCGTACCAGGCCTCATACCCAGAGCCTCGTGTCAGCCCCCAGACCGCCACCCCACCCAGCAACgccacagaggagaagagggtCATCGTGCCGGCAG ATCCCGAGGTTTGGACACAAGACCACGTGCGGCAGTGGCTGGACTGGGCCATCAAGGAGTACGTCCTGGAGGAGGTGGACGTCATGCTCTTCCAAGCGCTGGATGGCAAGGCCCTGTGCAAGATGACCAAGGAGGACATGATGCGTCTCACATCAGCCTACAACGCAGACATCCTGCTCTCGCACCTCAATTACCTCCGGCAGA GTAGTCCTACGTTCTCTTACTCCACAACTCCCACCAACAACACACCACCACAACAACCCAGACTACAGGTGAAAGCAG agagtGGTTTTGATGAGATCAGCCGCAGAAACAGCTGGCCTGCAAACACCATGACTGCAGTGCCAAAAG GGTCCACCATGGAGCACCAACACAGCACAAGAGTTACAGAGCCTGCTCCAAGACTTGTCCAAG acCCGTATCAGACATTAGGGCCCCTAAGCAGTCGACTAGCCAATCCAG AAGGACAAGCCCTCAGCTCATCCAAGAACCGAACAGGCAAACAAAGTCCATACAAGCTCCCTGACCCCAGCGCTCACAGGCCTGTGG GTTCAGGGCAGATCCAGCTGTGGCAGTTCCTGCTGGAGCTGCTGTCCGACAGCAACAATGCCGGGATCATCACCTGGGAGGGCACCAACGGCGAGTTCAAGATGACTGACCCAGACGAGGTGGCGAAGCGCTGGGGCGAGCGCAAGAGCAAGCCCAACATGAACTATGACAAGCTGAGCCGTGCTCTGCGCTACTACTACGACAAGAACATCATGACTAAGGTGCACGGCAAGCGCTACGCCTACAAATTTGACTTCCAAGGCATCTCGCAGGCACACCAGAATCATGCAGCTGAAGGAGGGATTGTTAAGTACCAGACTGAGATGTCGTATGTCCAGCCCTACCACAGCCACCAACCCAAAATGAACTTCATGGGTGGCCATCCTCCACCTATGCCCGTCTCCCCCGGCAACTTTTTCGGTCCTCCGTCGACATATTGGAACTCACCCAACAGCCCCATCTATCCTGGGTCAGCCATGACCAGACATCCCACCACCCACTCCCACCTGAGCTCATACTACTGA
- the zp3d.2 gene encoding zona pellucida sperm-binding protein 3d.2 isoform X2, whose product MIFLSLCVFLPLLCSTEGGTLQRFEAFNQTTWVMRKVSRRESQTLPPPYLHLPVFVGSRLPLVEKEHFSPTRGTGQERLPVPVVKVLLPTVRPNTSPPSASGVSVKTSCKINKMHVQVPRSILGTGEPDSQLKLGTCQASKSTRDYIYFEYDFGLCGTKQTIINNRVAYSNTLQYNLPRLQGPIRRAVPFTLPVACYYNRYQYSYKIGYTPKMRMRKIFKPMKNRVKFILTPRNAQWERLSPSDQYVLGKPMYFEAEAPSMSQNERLYVHSCYATPKKSHTSTPQFPIVKNFGCMVESKESHSRFIPYKNNAVRFSVDAFLFKGMTGQLYMHCTMSAGSSVPTPTAKSCNYDTKAGRWVELYGSESVCVCCNSSCSSAASTVTKIISSRPWTIEPKVKPTTTPKRKTVSTTTITTTTKTTLLKTTRRVTEQMTTSHPEATAATMLGKVEDSVRELEWPFGGGGVKWVEVEGEERRVKGSAVVEEEEKEEEEDEEVTEPRRTFEDIFDFDK is encoded by the exons ATGATTTTTCTttcgctgtgtgtgtttttgccgCTGTTATGCTCCACTGAGGGGGGAACTCTGCAGAGGTTTGAGGCTTTCAATCAAACAACCTGGGTGATGAGGAAAGTTTCCCGGAGAGAAAGCCAGACTCTGCCGCCGCCGTACCTGCACCTCCCGGTGTTTGTGGGCTCCAGGCTGCCGCTTGTGGAGAAGGAGCATTTCTCTCCGACCAGAGGCACCGGGCAGGAGCGCTTACCTGTGCCTGTCGTGAAGGTCCTGCTGCCGACGGTGCGGCCTAACACCAGTCCACCCAGCGCTTCGGGTGTTTCCGTGAAGACTTCGTGCAAGATTAACAAAATGCATGTGCAGGTGCCGAGGAGCATTTTGGGCACCGGTGAACCAGACTCTCAGCTCAAACTGGGGACATGCCAAGCCAGTAAATCTACAAGggattatatttattttgaatatgaCTTTGGTTTGTGTGGAACCAAACAAACG ATAATTAATAACCGGGTGGCCTATTCAAACACATTACAATACAACCTACCGAGGCTCCAAGGACCAATTAGGCGAGCTGTGCCCTTCACCCTGCCTGTTGCATGCTATTATAACAG GTATCAATATTCCTACAAAATCGGCTACACACCAAAGATGCGGATGCGCAAGATCTTCAAACCAATGAAGAACAGAGTAAAATTCATTCTGACTCCACGAAATG cTCAGTGGGAAAGGCTTTCTCCATCAGATCAGTACGTGCTTGGAAAGCCCATGTACTTTGAGGCTGAGGCTCCATCCATGTCCCAAAATGAAAGACTGTACGTGCACTCATGTTATGCGACTCCCAAGAAGTCCCACACCTCCACGCCACAGTTTCCAATTGTGAAAAACTTTGG GTGTATGGTTGAAAGCAAGGAAAGTCATTCCAGATTCATCCCATACAAAAACAATGCCGTGAGATTCTCTGTGGATGCTTTCTTGTTCAAGGGAATGACAGGCCAG CTCTACATGCACTGCACCATGTCTGCTGGCAGTTCTGTCCCCACTCCTACAGCCAAGTCCTGCAACTACGACACAAAAGCAGGAAG ATGGGTTGAGTTGTATGGATCAGAGTCGGTGTGTGTCTGCTGCAATTCCAGTTGTAgctctgctgcctccactg TAACCAAAATAATCAGCAGCCGACCATGGACAATAGAGCCTAAAGTGAAACCCACCACAACCCCAAAGAGGAAGACGGTGTCCaccacaacaataacaacaacaacaaaaacaacactgctgAAAACAACCAGACGGGTGACCGAACAGATGACGACTTCACACCCTGAAGCAACAGCGGCGACAATGTTGGGTAAGGTGGAGGATTCCGTGAGGGAGTTGGAGTGGCCATTCGGAGGTGGAGGAGTGAAGTGGGTCGAGGTGGAAGGTGAGGAGAGGCGGGTGAAAGGCTCTGCTgttgtggaggaggaggagaaggaagaggaggaggatgaggaggtcACAGAACCTCGCAGAACATTTGAAGATATCTTTGATTTTGACAAATAA
- the zp3d.2 gene encoding zona pellucida sperm-binding protein 3d.2 isoform X1, translating to MIFLSLCVFLPLLCSTEGGTLQRFEAFNQTTWVMRKVSRRESQTLPPPYLHLPVFVGSRLPLVEKEHFSPTRGTGQERLPVPVVKVLLPTVRPNTSPPSASGVSVKTSCKINKMHVQVPRSILGTGEPDSQLKLGTCQASKSTRDYIYFEYDFGLCGTKQTIINNRVAYSNTLQYNLPRLQGPIRRAVPFTLPVACYYNRYQYSYKIGYTPKMRMRKIFKPMKNRVKFILTPRNAQWERLSPSDQYVLGKPMYFEAEAPSMSQNERLYVHSCYATPKKSHTSTPQFPIVKNFGCMVESKESHSRFIPYKNNAVRFSVDAFLFKGMTGQQLYMHCTMSAGSSVPTPTAKSCNYDTKAGRWVELYGSESVCVCCNSSCSSAASTVTKIISSRPWTIEPKVKPTTTPKRKTVSTTTITTTTKTTLLKTTRRVTEQMTTSHPEATAATMLGKVEDSVRELEWPFGGGGVKWVEVEGEERRVKGSAVVEEEEKEEEEDEEVTEPRRTFEDIFDFDK from the exons ATGATTTTTCTttcgctgtgtgtgtttttgccgCTGTTATGCTCCACTGAGGGGGGAACTCTGCAGAGGTTTGAGGCTTTCAATCAAACAACCTGGGTGATGAGGAAAGTTTCCCGGAGAGAAAGCCAGACTCTGCCGCCGCCGTACCTGCACCTCCCGGTGTTTGTGGGCTCCAGGCTGCCGCTTGTGGAGAAGGAGCATTTCTCTCCGACCAGAGGCACCGGGCAGGAGCGCTTACCTGTGCCTGTCGTGAAGGTCCTGCTGCCGACGGTGCGGCCTAACACCAGTCCACCCAGCGCTTCGGGTGTTTCCGTGAAGACTTCGTGCAAGATTAACAAAATGCATGTGCAGGTGCCGAGGAGCATTTTGGGCACCGGTGAACCAGACTCTCAGCTCAAACTGGGGACATGCCAAGCCAGTAAATCTACAAGggattatatttattttgaatatgaCTTTGGTTTGTGTGGAACCAAACAAACG ATAATTAATAACCGGGTGGCCTATTCAAACACATTACAATACAACCTACCGAGGCTCCAAGGACCAATTAGGCGAGCTGTGCCCTTCACCCTGCCTGTTGCATGCTATTATAACAG GTATCAATATTCCTACAAAATCGGCTACACACCAAAGATGCGGATGCGCAAGATCTTCAAACCAATGAAGAACAGAGTAAAATTCATTCTGACTCCACGAAATG cTCAGTGGGAAAGGCTTTCTCCATCAGATCAGTACGTGCTTGGAAAGCCCATGTACTTTGAGGCTGAGGCTCCATCCATGTCCCAAAATGAAAGACTGTACGTGCACTCATGTTATGCGACTCCCAAGAAGTCCCACACCTCCACGCCACAGTTTCCAATTGTGAAAAACTTTGG GTGTATGGTTGAAAGCAAGGAAAGTCATTCCAGATTCATCCCATACAAAAACAATGCCGTGAGATTCTCTGTGGATGCTTTCTTGTTCAAGGGAATGACAGGCCAG CAGCTCTACATGCACTGCACCATGTCTGCTGGCAGTTCTGTCCCCACTCCTACAGCCAAGTCCTGCAACTACGACACAAAAGCAGGAAG ATGGGTTGAGTTGTATGGATCAGAGTCGGTGTGTGTCTGCTGCAATTCCAGTTGTAgctctgctgcctccactg TAACCAAAATAATCAGCAGCCGACCATGGACAATAGAGCCTAAAGTGAAACCCACCACAACCCCAAAGAGGAAGACGGTGTCCaccacaacaataacaacaacaacaaaaacaacactgctgAAAACAACCAGACGGGTGACCGAACAGATGACGACTTCACACCCTGAAGCAACAGCGGCGACAATGTTGGGTAAGGTGGAGGATTCCGTGAGGGAGTTGGAGTGGCCATTCGGAGGTGGAGGAGTGAAGTGGGTCGAGGTGGAAGGTGAGGAGAGGCGGGTGAAAGGCTCTGCTgttgtggaggaggaggagaaggaagaggaggaggatgaggaggtcACAGAACCTCGCAGAACATTTGAAGATATCTTTGATTTTGACAAATAA
- the LOC122988241 gene encoding sperm acrosome membrane-associated protein 4-like, translated as MLQIRKGKKQSVMMSQLVCPLLFLCLLPAVVPLFCYTCVFPAISPLDCIRYPLRCPPGQLCLSSRAVGQKGDFRVVLYEKSCVLPALCGITGEKYAMGLNFTFTNECCNTHLCNRAAIPAAPYWTSTLLTLIMSYSVW; from the exons ATGCTGCAAATAAGAAAAGGCAAG aaacagtcagTGATGATGTCGCAGCTGGTTTGTCCTCTGcttttcctgtgtttacttcCAGCTGTGG TTCCCCTCTTCTGTTACACTTGTGTGTTCCCCGCCATCTCGCCTCTGGACTGCATCAGATACCCTCTGAGGTGTCCTCCCGGGCAgctctgtctgtcctccagaGCTGTGGGCCAGAAAG GAGACTTCCGTGTGGTGTTGTATGAGAAGAGCTGCGTCCTGCCAGCTCTCTGTGGAATCACTGGTGAAAAGTACGCCATGGGACTCAACTTCACCTTCACCAATGAATGCTGCAACACACACCTGTGCAACAGAGCTGCAATACCTGCTGCCCCCTACTGGACCAGCACATTACTCACACTAATTATGTCATACTCAGTTTGGTGA